From Panthera uncia isolate 11264 chromosome X, Puncia_PCG_1.0, whole genome shotgun sequence, the proteins below share one genomic window:
- the TSR2 gene encoding pre-rRNA-processing protein TSR2 homolog, with amino-acid sequence MMAGAGEDSRALFGAGVRAALEAWPALQIAVENGFGGVHSQEKAEWLGGAVEEYFLRNADLELDEVEDFLGELMTNEFDTVVEDGSLPQVSQQLRTMFHHFQRGDGAALKEMASHITERKCKVRATAVTTARETDEDDADSVEEMEVTAMNDGAATDGVCLQPESSGPDSQTIKEEDIVEDGWTIVRRKK; translated from the exons ATGATGGCCGGAGCGGGGGAAGATTCTCGAGCACTCTTTGGGGCTGGCGTCCGCGCGGCGCTGGAGGCCTGGCCGGCCTTGCAG ATCGCCGTGGAGAATGGCTTCGGGGGCGTGCACAGCCAGGAGAAGGCCGAGTGGCTGGGGGGTGCAGTGGAGGAGTACTTCCTCCGCAACG CTGACTTGGAGCTAGATGAGGTGGAAGACTTCCTCGGGGAGCTCATGACGAACGAATTTGATACGGTTGTGGAGGATGGGAGTCTGCCCCAG GTGAGCCAGCAGCTACGGACCATGTTCCACCACTTCCAGAGGGGTGATGGTGCTGCTCTGAAGGAGATGGCCTCCCACATCACCGAAAGAAAGTGCAAGGTCAGAGCCACTGCAGTTACAACAGCCAGAGAGACGGATGAAGATGATGCGGACAGCGTGGAGGAGATGGAG GTCACAGCTATGAATGATGGGGCAGCTACAGATGGGGTTTGCCTCCAGCCTGAATCCTCTGGTCCAGACTCCCAGACTATTAAAGAAGAGGATATAGTGGAGGATGGCTGGACCATTGTCCGGAGAAAGAAATGA